A region from the Nostoc sp. HK-01 genome encodes:
- a CDS encoding putative PAS/PAC sensor protein, whose product MRQEELSYFFERIQQQIEALEQYITQSPIQQQQAISALKTLNTYIQNLEFLKAEIQTNLELIKTVEQELLQQNETLISECQVYHDLFKLAPNASLVTSAEGIILEINYTAAALLNVFPSLLIGKSLINFVAQKEHQLFVSKLKQSLNEKSVQEFEVSICPRDRQAFNAILLVKAGRETSGALGALQICLYDITKYKQLAQTGQMSSLSTTIERQNRLDGLRVLFIDDEADSRELITAMLIQHGVVVTTVATVAEALQELERSRPDVIISDLRMPDEDGYSLIRKLKALETEKGYQIPIAALTAYLAEDQAKVIEAGFQSHLHKLAPPTELIAMVAHLANRI is encoded by the coding sequence GTGAGACAAGAAGAGTTAAGCTATTTCTTTGAAAGAATTCAACAGCAAATAGAGGCACTGGAACAATATATAACCCAGTCGCCTATACAACAGCAACAGGCTATCTCCGCCTTAAAAACTCTCAACACTTATATACAAAATCTGGAATTTCTTAAAGCCGAAATTCAGACTAATTTAGAATTAATCAAAACTGTAGAACAAGAATTACTACAGCAAAATGAAACTTTAATATCAGAATGTCAGGTTTATCATGATTTGTTCAAATTAGCGCCTAATGCTTCTTTGGTAACAAGTGCCGAAGGAATTATTTTAGAAATAAATTATACTGCTGCTGCCTTGTTAAATGTATTTCCTAGTTTGCTGATTGGTAAATCATTAATCAATTTTGTAGCTCAAAAAGAGCATCAATTATTTGTCAGCAAACTGAAGCAGTCTTTGAATGAAAAGTCTGTGCAAGAATTTGAAGTTTCCATTTGTCCGCGCGATCGCCAAGCGTTTAATGCAATACTCTTAGTGAAAGCTGGGAGAGAAACTTCGGGGGCTTTAGGTGCGTTACAGATATGCCTGTATGATATTACCAAGTACAAACAATTAGCCCAGACTGGGCAAATGTCTAGCTTGAGTACAACTATAGAAAGACAAAATAGGCTGGATGGTTTACGCGTACTGTTCATTGATGATGAAGCCGATAGCCGCGAGTTAATTACAGCAATGCTTATACAACATGGGGTTGTAGTGACAACCGTTGCAACCGTGGCAGAAGCTTTGCAAGAATTAGAGCGATCGCGTCCTGATGTCATCATCAGTGATCTCAGAATGCCTGATGAAGATGGCTATAGTTTAATTCGCAAACTCAAAGCATTAGAAACAGAAAAAGGATATCAAATTCCTATTGCTGCTTTAACAGCTTATCTTGCAGAAGACCAAGCAAAAGTAATCGAAGCTGGCTTTCAATCACATTTACATAAACTAGCACCGCCAACAGAGTTAATCGCAATGGTGGCACATTTGGCAAATCGAATTTAG
- a CDS encoding TPR repeat-containing protein — MRYLFIVWVLILTFIFSSEVLAEAKPSYNLIPGLGTYHHPVSTQNLEAQKFFDQGLNLVYGFNHDEAVLSFQHAAELDPKMAMAYWGIALALGPNINAIITTEKEQTAYHAIQQALTLAEKAPVLEQDYIAALAKRYAANPDADLPQLQVNYAQAMANLTQKYPDDLDAATLFAESLMDLHPWQLWTHDGQPQADTKEIVAVLESVLQQNPNHPGANHYYIHAVEASLHPELALASAKRLEHLVPAAGHLVHMPSHIYFRVGDYQGAMRSNAQAIAEDTAYISKNKIQGFYAQMYFSHNVHFLMVASSMAGRYQDALQAADTLIAHANSLGSHIPMVEGFLGSKMLIQARFNDWEAILHTPPPEATLPTTTALWHFTQGLAHTATGNLQSAADESSALQVAIQKLPPGVTIGFTPANRILYIAQKVLEGKIAKANHNYDSAIRYLEQAVVGEDALDYVEPPDWYFPTRETLGGVLLAKGDYATAEKVFRADLEKYPHNGRSLFGLQASLQAQGKDDAAKLTQTEFITAWQNTDTQLKIENL; from the coding sequence ATGAGGTACTTATTTATAGTTTGGGTACTCATACTAACTTTCATCTTTTCCAGTGAGGTACTTGCTGAAGCAAAACCCTCATATAACCTAATTCCTGGCTTGGGGACTTATCATCATCCAGTTTCAACCCAAAATCTTGAAGCACAAAAGTTTTTTGACCAGGGATTAAATTTAGTTTACGGCTTTAATCATGATGAAGCGGTGCTTTCTTTTCAACACGCGGCGGAACTTGACCCAAAAATGGCGATGGCTTACTGGGGTATTGCTTTGGCTTTAGGGCCGAATATCAACGCCATTATCACTACGGAAAAGGAACAAACTGCATATCACGCAATACAACAAGCTTTGACACTGGCAGAAAAAGCGCCAGTTCTAGAACAAGATTATATTGCGGCTTTAGCAAAGCGTTATGCTGCCAATCCTGATGCAGATTTGCCGCAATTACAAGTGAACTATGCCCAAGCGATGGCAAACCTCACCCAAAAATATCCTGATGATTTGGATGCAGCCACACTGTTTGCAGAAAGTTTGATGGATTTGCATCCGTGGCAACTTTGGACACATGATGGTCAACCGCAAGCAGATACAAAAGAAATTGTCGCGGTTTTAGAATCGGTCTTGCAACAAAATCCCAATCATCCGGGGGCAAATCATTACTATATTCATGCGGTGGAAGCTTCACTACATCCAGAACTTGCCCTCGCCAGTGCGAAACGGTTGGAACATCTTGTTCCCGCCGCTGGACATTTGGTACACATGCCTAGCCATATTTATTTTCGTGTGGGAGATTATCAAGGGGCAATGCGATCAAATGCACAAGCGATCGCCGAAGATACTGCCTATATCAGTAAAAATAAAATTCAGGGATTTTATGCCCAAATGTACTTTAGCCACAATGTACATTTTCTCATGGTGGCTAGTAGTATGGCGGGTAGATATCAAGATGCACTCCAAGCTGCTGATACGTTAATTGCCCACGCCAATTCTCTCGGTTCTCATATACCTATGGTCGAGGGATTTTTGGGCAGTAAAATGCTGATACAAGCCAGGTTTAATGATTGGGAGGCAATTTTACACACTCCACCACCAGAGGCGACTTTACCAACAACCACAGCACTTTGGCATTTTACCCAAGGTTTAGCCCATACAGCTACAGGCAATCTGCAAAGTGCGGCTGATGAAAGCAGCGCCTTACAAGTTGCAATCCAAAAACTTCCGCCTGGGGTGACTATTGGGTTTACTCCGGCTAATCGTATTCTTTATATCGCGCAAAAAGTTCTGGAAGGCAAAATTGCCAAAGCTAACCATAACTACGACTCGGCAATTAGATACTTAGAACAAGCAGTAGTAGGGGAAGATGCCCTTGATTATGTAGAACCCCCAGATTGGTATTTTCCCACCAGAGAAACATTAGGGGGTGTGCTGTTAGCCAAGGGTGATTATGCTACAGCCGAAAAAGTGTTTCGTGCTGATTTAGAAAAGTATCCCCATAATGGAAGGTCTTTATTTGGTTTGCAAGCAAGTTTACAAGCCCAAGGTAAAGATGATGCAGCCAAATTGACGCAGACTGAATTTATCACCGCATGGCAAAACACAGACACGCAGTTAAAAATAGAAAATTTGTAA
- a CDS encoding cell cycle protein, with product MNLTRLIPIFDNSVTSWAVEARLLRWLTLIWLFFGLIVLYSASYPVADARHGDGLYYFKRQIIWVLVSLIAFNFIVNLPLRNILRVSHWFLGLFLLLIFVTLVPGLGKKAFDAARWIAIGPIPIQPSELIKPFLVLQSARLFGQWEQLPWRVRLTWIGIFGLVLLGILAQPNLSTTALCGMTIWLIAVAAGLPYKYLGGTAIGGVLLAVLSISIKEYQRKRVMSFLNPWADATGDGYQLVQSLLAVGSGQTWGAGYGFSQQKQFFLPIQDTDFIFAVFAEEFGFVGGIALLLMLAVFTTLGLIVAMKAKNPTNRLVAIGVTIVMIGQSLLHIAVATGALPTTGLPLPMFSYGGNSMIASLVAAALLIRVARESNEAEVVPLRRTPSRRKLYKR from the coding sequence GTGAATCTAACTCGACTGATTCCCATTTTTGATAATTCCGTTACTAGCTGGGCTGTAGAGGCGCGACTGTTGCGCTGGTTAACCTTAATTTGGTTATTTTTTGGGTTAATTGTCCTGTATTCAGCATCTTACCCAGTTGCCGACGCACGGCATGGTGACGGATTATATTACTTCAAACGTCAGATTATCTGGGTGTTAGTTTCGCTAATAGCCTTCAACTTTATTGTGAATCTGCCGTTACGCAACATTTTGCGGGTATCCCATTGGTTTTTAGGACTGTTTTTACTGTTAATTTTCGTTACCCTCGTCCCTGGGTTGGGTAAAAAAGCTTTTGATGCAGCGCGTTGGATAGCTATTGGCCCCATTCCCATTCAACCTTCAGAATTAATTAAACCCTTTTTAGTGTTGCAAAGTGCCAGACTCTTTGGACAGTGGGAACAATTACCTTGGCGAGTGCGCTTGACTTGGATAGGGATTTTTGGTTTAGTCCTCTTAGGAATTCTTGCCCAGCCTAACCTGAGTACAACGGCACTTTGCGGTATGACAATTTGGTTAATTGCCGTAGCCGCTGGACTACCTTATAAATATCTGGGCGGAACAGCAATAGGCGGAGTATTATTAGCTGTACTCAGTATTAGCATCAAAGAATATCAGCGCAAGCGGGTAATGTCTTTTCTCAACCCCTGGGCAGATGCGACAGGCGATGGCTATCAGTTAGTTCAAAGTTTACTAGCTGTCGGTTCTGGTCAAACTTGGGGCGCTGGCTATGGATTTTCGCAGCAAAAACAATTTTTCTTACCCATTCAAGATACCGACTTTATTTTTGCTGTCTTCGCGGAAGAGTTTGGCTTTGTGGGGGGTATTGCACTGCTGCTGATGTTAGCGGTGTTTACCACTTTAGGATTAATTGTGGCGATGAAAGCCAAAAATCCCACTAATCGCTTAGTGGCGATCGGTGTCACAATTGTCATGATTGGACAATCTTTATTACATATCGCCGTTGCGACAGGCGCTTTGCCAACTACAGGCTTACCTTTACCAATGTTTAGTTACGGTGGTAATTCCATGATTGCCAGTTTAGTTGCTGCTGCATTGTTGATTCGAGTAGCCAGAGAAAGTAACGAAGCTGAAGTTGTACCTTTACGCAGAACTCCGTCGCGGCGAAAGTTATATAAAAGGTGA
- a CDS encoding Forkhead-associated protein, whose protein sequence is MQIHLTWRDPNTGDRTEQLLATPVAIGRQFSTMPQQIDEQSVSIIVIADDLIADYHALIDWQNQVLTIVDQNPNNAIKVNGVQLTNGILQNGDRIQIGSCEIVLNFASPAWECDRMVGFLFKRRCGRTDNTNCPDCNAFYDDDYAYYPEYGSYRYWGSSYYHDRDNYSYDPETGNVDFTEADAVSLENERDSDFETNMGAS, encoded by the coding sequence TTGCAAATACACCTAACTTGGAGAGATCCAAATACAGGCGATCGCACAGAACAATTGTTAGCAACACCAGTGGCTATTGGCAGACAGTTTTCCACAATGCCACAACAAATTGATGAGCAAAGTGTTTCTATCATTGTCATCGCTGATGACTTAATTGCAGATTATCATGCTTTAATTGATTGGCAAAATCAAGTGTTAACAATTGTTGACCAAAATCCAAATAATGCAATTAAAGTTAACGGTGTGCAGTTAACTAATGGTATTTTGCAAAATGGCGATCGCATTCAAATTGGCAGTTGTGAAATTGTCCTCAACTTTGCCAGTCCCGCCTGGGAATGCGATCGCATGGTAGGCTTTTTGTTTAAACGCCGTTGTGGACGCACCGACAACACAAACTGCCCTGATTGTAATGCGTTTTATGATGATGATTATGCTTATTATCCCGAATATGGTAGTTACCGTTATTGGGGTAGTAGTTATTATCATGACCGCGATAATTATTCCTACGACCCCGAAACAGGTAATGTAGACTTTACCGAAGCTGATGCCGTAAGTTTAGAAAACGAAAGAGATAGTGATTTTGAAACTAATATGGGAGCAAGTTGA